A genomic region of Rhodohalobacter sp. 614A contains the following coding sequences:
- a CDS encoding GDP-L-fucose synthase family protein: protein MQKTDKIYVAGHRGMVGSAVLRKLTEEGFSNLVVRTSSELDLRKQEEVHSFISREKPKAVIIAAAKVGGILANDSYPYAFLHDNLIIEDNLIHASHENDVEKLIFLGSSCIYPKYADQPLKEDSVLTGPLEPTNQWYAIAKIAGVKLCEALRKEHGRDYVSLMPTNLYGPGDNFDLKTSHVLPAMIRKFHDAAEQGHEPVTLWGSGQPMREFLYVDDVADAVLFTLRNKMSDHLYNVGTGKDITILKLAQKIQKITGHKGEIIWDTGKPDGTPRKLMDVSKIEADGWVYKTELDDGIEKTYRWFKQNRERIREVRFG from the coding sequence ATACAGAAAACAGATAAAATTTATGTGGCCGGCCATCGGGGAATGGTGGGTTCGGCTGTACTAAGAAAACTTACTGAGGAGGGATTTTCAAACCTTGTTGTAAGAACAAGCAGCGAACTGGATCTTCGTAAGCAAGAGGAAGTCCATTCATTTATCAGCCGGGAAAAACCCAAGGCAGTGATTATTGCGGCTGCAAAAGTTGGCGGCATTCTTGCCAATGATTCTTATCCATATGCTTTTTTGCACGACAATCTTATCATTGAAGACAACCTGATTCATGCTTCTCATGAAAATGATGTTGAGAAACTGATTTTTCTGGGCAGTTCCTGTATCTACCCAAAATATGCTGACCAGCCATTAAAAGAAGATTCGGTGCTTACGGGACCACTCGAGCCAACCAATCAGTGGTATGCCATTGCAAAGATTGCAGGGGTTAAATTATGCGAGGCGTTGCGAAAAGAGCATGGGCGCGATTATGTGTCGCTGATGCCTACGAATCTTTATGGTCCCGGCGATAATTTTGATCTGAAAACCTCGCATGTGCTGCCTGCGATGATTCGAAAGTTTCATGATGCTGCGGAACAGGGACATGAACCTGTAACATTGTGGGGATCCGGCCAACCAATGAGAGAGTTTTTATATGTAGATGATGTTGCCGATGCCGTGCTTTTTACACTGCGAAACAAAATGAGCGATCATCTATATAACGTGGGGACCGGGAAGGACATAACCATTTTAAAACTGGCACAAAAAATTCAGAAAATAACAGGTCACAAAGGTGAAATTATTTGGGATACCGGCAAGCCTGACGGAACTCCGCGAAAATTAATGGACGTATCGAAAATAGAAGCGGATGGATGGGTTTACAAAACCGAACTGGACGATGGGATTGAGAAAACTTATAGATGGTTTAAACAAAACCGCGAAAGGATTAGAGAAGTAAGGTTCGGTTAA
- a CDS encoding O-antigen ligase family protein yields the protein MMTITHKHVKQWLFLLPFFLYEDLILSVGMFVIGYLIIEYEKIDVALSKLEWREYLFFIYMFHMLFGEREFAYVGFEPLFVTEIVIFGLVVSYARELLQIRKVLLVYYLIVLAGLGFAVVYFSDNQIDAIRDSFMLVYAIWVPIVYYIFKNENHYDLFFLFLKLFIVLKGAQYVYEAVMILTGMKIISFEGFRFGVGFILPSLIVLTIFLPLRQVDVKYKIAALVMVPAVFTMFHRSVFLGIILGLLLIFVIGSNFTRKKIVTYGLLSLVLLIGFLFYYNTVVDVDIFRILELKTSLEEGNINYRFVSWQHVMDKFYEHFLLGYGVGQPVMFSQNNIFYNTVELTYFQIRDLDGNAQPHNSYLNILARFGILIFPFFLYAVLQPLKKIPEYMRIKKRGGSHAYSKFLLLIGFLILMYVLAFFNVVLEGPHHAFPFWLAIGMLLGYGRAGNFSEKFVQIKQVSSVS from the coding sequence ATGATGACAATCACTCATAAACATGTTAAACAATGGCTGTTTCTGTTGCCATTTTTCCTCTATGAGGATCTTATCCTTTCGGTAGGCATGTTTGTGATAGGCTATCTGATTATTGAGTATGAAAAAATAGATGTGGCGCTTTCCAAACTGGAATGGCGGGAGTACCTGTTTTTTATCTACATGTTTCACATGTTGTTTGGAGAAAGAGAGTTTGCCTATGTGGGATTTGAACCGCTCTTCGTCACGGAAATCGTAATATTCGGATTGGTGGTTTCCTATGCGAGAGAGCTTCTTCAAATCAGGAAAGTACTCCTTGTTTATTACCTGATTGTGCTGGCAGGGCTTGGGTTTGCCGTGGTCTACTTTTCGGATAACCAGATTGACGCGATTCGTGACTCCTTTATGCTTGTGTATGCCATTTGGGTTCCCATCGTTTACTACATTTTTAAAAATGAAAATCATTACGATCTGTTCTTTCTCTTTTTGAAACTTTTTATAGTACTGAAAGGTGCACAGTATGTCTACGAAGCGGTGATGATACTGACCGGCATGAAGATCATTTCTTTTGAAGGCTTCCGGTTTGGTGTAGGTTTCATCCTTCCGTCGCTGATTGTACTCACCATTTTCCTGCCGCTCCGGCAGGTCGACGTCAAATACAAAATTGCCGCTCTCGTTATGGTGCCCGCTGTATTTACCATGTTTCACCGGTCCGTATTTCTGGGCATAATACTTGGTTTGCTTCTTATTTTTGTGATTGGCAGCAATTTCACCCGAAAGAAGATTGTAACCTACGGGCTTTTGAGCCTTGTTCTGCTCATCGGGTTTTTATTCTACTACAATACAGTTGTTGATGTGGATATCTTCAGAATACTTGAACTGAAGACCTCTTTAGAGGAGGGAAATATCAACTATCGGTTTGTATCGTGGCAGCATGTTATGGATAAATTTTATGAACACTTTCTGCTTGGCTACGGGGTGGGGCAGCCGGTCATGTTTTCACAAAACAACATTTTTTATAACACGGTAGAATTAACCTATTTCCAGATCAGAGATCTTGATGGAAACGCACAGCCACACAATTCATATCTGAATATTCTTGCACGTTTTGGAATCCTGATTTTCCCGTTTTTTTTGTATGCCGTATTACAACCGCTCAAAAAGATCCCGGAATACATGCGGATTAAAAAGAGAGGGGGGAGTCATGCCTACTCAAAATTTTTGTTGCTGATCGGGTTCTTAATTTTGATGTATGTTCTCGCATTTTTCAATGTTGTTCTGGAAGGACCGCATCACGCATTTCCTTTTTGGCTGGCTATTGGGATGCTTCTTGGCTATGGAAGAGCCGGTAATTTTTCTGAAAAATTTGTTCAAATAAAACAAGTATCATCGGTTTCATGA
- a CDS encoding sugar transferase, translated as MDISINEVQTVRERLQQESRNGNDNADSYLKNGYMLSTYKNLKVRQYKGKRVVDLAIGSVALIFCLILFPFIALGIKLSSRGPIFFKQKRTGQNGVIFTCYKFRTMRCSTKRTPNGRPDITVEGDDRIFPFGRLLRLLNLDELPQIINVLKGDMSLVGPRPYPVEECSFWNSTFDDFFYRYAVKPGITGFSQVKGYRGGTYSVEHMRKRTDYDLIYVQKNTFLMDLYIIMKTVTKMINLDTNAH; from the coding sequence ATGGATATATCGATCAATGAGGTTCAGACGGTAAGAGAAAGACTTCAGCAAGAGTCCAGAAATGGAAACGACAATGCTGATTCTTATCTCAAAAACGGCTATATGCTGTCGACCTATAAGAACCTTAAAGTAAGACAATATAAAGGAAAGAGAGTAGTAGATCTTGCGATCGGTTCGGTAGCACTTATTTTTTGTCTGATTTTATTTCCATTTATTGCACTTGGAATCAAACTTTCTTCCAGGGGACCAATCTTTTTTAAGCAAAAGCGCACCGGCCAAAATGGAGTTATTTTTACCTGCTATAAATTCCGGACAATGCGTTGTTCGACAAAACGTACACCAAATGGAAGGCCGGATATCACTGTAGAAGGAGATGACAGAATTTTTCCCTTTGGGAGATTACTCCGACTTTTAAATTTGGATGAACTCCCGCAAATCATCAATGTTTTAAAGGGAGACATGAGTTTGGTAGGCCCAAGGCCATACCCGGTTGAAGAGTGCTCTTTTTGGAATTCAACGTTTGACGACTTTTTTTACCGATATGCGGTAAAGCCCGGAATTACCGGTTTTTCGCAAGTGAAAGGATATAGGGGAGGTACATACAGTGTGGAGCACATGCGAAAGAGAACGGATTACGACCTGATCTATGTCCAGAAAAACACTTTTTTAATGGACCTCTATATTATCATGAAAACAGTAACAAAAATGATCAATTTGGATACAAACGCCCATTAA
- a CDS encoding glycosyltransferase — MNPTVTVIIPVLNAASMLPKVLEALASQSYPREMTEVLIVDNGSADNSKEVAKSYGVKVLSETETKSPYAARNVGFEYATGSIIALTDANKVPDKHWIEEGVNSLLKNDADLAGGQILFDLDENPTSAELFDAITYNDNRRFVLEQQSSASGNLFFKKNLLDELGPFPDQFRSGMDIWWTKNAVQNGHKIVFSEKAVVYCKPRKLKSILKKSMRVGVLHPIIFKQQGKSIFYILGQTFRTFAPPKIKPLKQKLSKLGKPNSLFRVWCVAWMCKAMMGAGRFRGLTHLNQNIRSDAESYTLN; from the coding sequence TTGAATCCAACCGTTACCGTTATAATCCCTGTTTTAAACGCAGCTTCTATGCTGCCGAAAGTGCTGGAGGCTCTTGCCAGCCAATCCTATCCCCGGGAGATGACAGAGGTTCTTATTGTTGACAACGGTTCTGCGGATAACTCAAAAGAGGTGGCAAAATCCTATGGAGTGAAGGTCTTATCCGAAACGGAAACTAAAAGTCCATACGCGGCCAGAAATGTCGGTTTTGAATATGCCACCGGGTCGATAATAGCGTTGACAGATGCGAATAAAGTACCGGACAAACACTGGATTGAAGAAGGGGTAAATTCTCTCCTTAAAAACGATGCTGACTTAGCCGGCGGCCAGATTCTGTTTGATCTTGATGAAAACCCCACAAGCGCTGAACTGTTCGATGCCATCACCTACAACGACAATCGTAGATTTGTTCTTGAACAACAAAGTTCAGCTTCCGGAAACCTGTTTTTCAAAAAGAACCTGTTGGATGAACTTGGACCGTTTCCCGATCAGTTTCGGTCCGGTATGGATATTTGGTGGACAAAAAACGCCGTTCAAAACGGGCACAAAATAGTGTTTTCAGAAAAAGCCGTTGTTTATTGTAAACCGCGTAAGCTAAAGTCAATCTTAAAAAAATCAATGCGGGTTGGTGTGCTTCACCCCATTATTTTCAAGCAGCAGGGAAAATCTATTTTCTACATTCTGGGGCAGACATTTCGTACCTTTGCACCACCAAAAATCAAACCGTTAAAACAGAAACTTTCCAAACTTGGGAAACCGAACTCACTTTTTAGAGTTTGGTGTGTTGCATGGATGTGCAAAGCCATGATGGGTGCAGGTCGTTTTCGTGGACTTACTCATCTTAACCAGAATATCCGAAGCGATGCGGAGTCATACACTTTGAATTGA
- a CDS encoding glycosyltransferase, translated as MKIGFIYYTFYPVSGGASVHGYNLAKELHAMGYELYKINGAADPFTTKLQNPVSGIFRILASCDVIYIRMDYFLNLRNLVSLFAIAGRKKIIVEINSPSDELHLFGRSGKYIRLADRIMRNILKHADAVITVSESLKKYCKEALNLDKVYVVENGGEIFPVSDYAVSKEVEEKFVRIRQKYSKIVVWSGSLNEMQDLSGIQKIAESQKEHTAVILIVKEDLKEGAYPTSLQNLFVFKNLSRDDVKYIISKSDIGLALYSEYPWSRWGFYNSSLKIFEYLNNGLLTITNTEGTRSQNSYPNFRFVENMDEMIRVIENHTPGAFEIPAPRTWRDVAEETSQIIQKVVQG; from the coding sequence ATGAAGATTGGGTTCATTTATTATACATTTTATCCCGTTTCTGGGGGAGCGTCTGTTCACGGTTACAACCTGGCCAAAGAACTGCATGCGATGGGATACGAGCTGTATAAAATAAATGGAGCAGCCGATCCATTTACCACTAAGCTGCAAAACCCTGTTTCAGGAATCTTTCGGATTTTAGCAAGCTGCGATGTGATCTACATACGAATGGACTACTTTCTGAATCTCAGAAACCTGGTTTCGCTTTTCGCAATTGCCGGCAGAAAGAAAATTATTGTCGAGATCAACTCTCCATCGGATGAATTGCATTTGTTTGGACGAAGCGGGAAATATATTCGGCTTGCAGATCGTATAATGAGAAATATCCTGAAACATGCAGATGCAGTGATTACGGTCAGCGAATCATTAAAGAAATATTGCAAAGAAGCCTTGAACCTGGATAAAGTTTATGTGGTGGAAAATGGCGGTGAGATTTTTCCCGTATCAGATTATGCAGTAAGCAAAGAAGTGGAAGAAAAGTTTGTACGGATCAGGCAGAAATATTCAAAAATTGTGGTCTGGTCGGGTTCTTTGAATGAAATGCAGGATTTGTCGGGAATTCAAAAAATAGCCGAATCACAGAAAGAACATACGGCCGTTATCCTTATCGTAAAAGAGGATTTAAAAGAAGGTGCTTATCCAACGTCCCTCCAGAACCTGTTTGTTTTTAAAAATCTTTCGAGGGATGATGTCAAATATATTATCTCCAAATCGGATATCGGGTTGGCGTTGTACAGCGAGTACCCGTGGTCTCGGTGGGGATTTTATAACAGTTCGCTCAAAATATTTGAATATTTGAACAACGGCCTTCTTACAATTACAAATACGGAAGGTACCAGGTCTCAGAATTCATACCCCAATTTTCGATTTGTTGAAAATATGGATGAGATGATCAGAGTGATTGAGAATCATACACCAGGTGCTTTTGAAATACCGGCTCCCAGAACATGGAGAGACGTTGCAGAGGAGACATCACAAATCATACAAAAAGTGGTTCAGGGATGA
- a CDS encoding WecB/TagA/CpsF family glycosyltransferase, translating into MSDRVNILGTEVSRYNLSETMELMSEAIQGGKKLRISVTPVNCILWARKNSKLREIYNTAEVVTADGVPVVWASKVLKKPIRGRVTGLDLLPEFAKVAAERNHSFFFLGAAEGVAESLAASLKEKNPGLKIAGTYSPPFAAQFSDEENQKMIEMVNRSNADVLWVSLTAPKQDYWIANHFDKLNVSVAIGVGAAFDVVAGNIKRSPAWMQKWGLEWLYRLIQEPRRLSRRYLIEAPVFLPLIMKQAFQTKREHGYTENR; encoded by the coding sequence ATGAGCGACCGGGTAAATATATTAGGGACAGAAGTGAGCCGGTACAATCTCTCCGAAACAATGGAGTTGATGAGTGAGGCTATCCAGGGCGGGAAGAAACTGAGGATTTCAGTAACGCCTGTAAATTGCATTCTCTGGGCCCGCAAGAATTCGAAATTGCGTGAAATTTACAATACGGCTGAAGTTGTAACCGCTGACGGCGTTCCAGTTGTGTGGGCCTCCAAAGTGTTAAAAAAACCGATCCGTGGTCGGGTTACGGGTCTTGATCTTTTGCCGGAGTTTGCAAAAGTAGCGGCAGAACGAAACCATTCCTTCTTTTTTTTAGGTGCAGCCGAAGGAGTTGCAGAAAGCCTTGCTGCATCACTAAAGGAGAAAAATCCCGGATTGAAAATTGCGGGAACATATTCTCCTCCGTTTGCGGCTCAATTTTCTGATGAAGAAAATCAGAAAATGATAGAAATGGTAAACAGATCGAATGCAGATGTACTTTGGGTAAGCCTAACCGCCCCCAAACAGGATTATTGGATTGCCAATCATTTTGATAAGTTAAATGTATCCGTGGCAATAGGTGTAGGCGCAGCATTTGATGTTGTTGCCGGAAATATTAAAAGATCACCTGCATGGATGCAAAAGTGGGGATTGGAATGGCTCTACCGGCTTATCCAGGAACCCAGAAGGTTGTCAAGGCGGTATCTGATCGAGGCACCTGTTTTTTTGCCCTTAATTATGAAGCAGGCATTTCAGACAAAACGAGAACATGGATATACAGAAAACAGATAA
- a CDS encoding glycosyltransferase family 4 protein: MKILQVHNKYKITGGEWTVLNQEYDLLRRDHEVDQLIVDNNEILNSTLSKLKLIFSTHYNSSSKELLKAKLHESKPDVMHVHNFFPLLTPSIFEAAREAGVPSVLTLHNYRLIHPNGLMYHQGNIDTRSVSGSAYQCVTDGVYRDSILQTAVSAHMIEYHRKHKTWDRLPSAFIALSEFSKQKFIEGGLPGDRIIVKPNFMEDPAGSHPGLLSKPKKKHQFIYVGRMSHEKGVQDLIDCWMKYKIKAKLILAGDGPLKSKLEKKSKDNSQIMWLGEVSNEEILQKLAESSALLFPTKWYEGLPMILIEAMSVGCPILTSKIGNPQDLVDHNENGLHFEPGNVDELYERIQFFEQNEKLRMKMGEKAREKYVKYFTPESNYRQLMDVYEIAEQLEQQLAGSQETVLAK, translated from the coding sequence ATGAAAATACTCCAGGTTCACAATAAATATAAGATTACCGGCGGAGAGTGGACCGTTCTGAATCAGGAGTACGATTTACTGAGAAGAGATCATGAGGTTGATCAGTTGATTGTTGATAATAATGAAATACTGAATTCGACACTCAGCAAGCTGAAGCTCATTTTTTCCACGCATTACAATAGCTCTTCAAAAGAATTGCTGAAAGCGAAACTGCACGAGAGCAAACCGGATGTGATGCATGTTCACAATTTTTTTCCGCTTTTAACCCCATCCATTTTTGAAGCTGCCAGGGAAGCCGGTGTTCCCTCAGTGTTAACTTTGCACAATTACCGGCTGATTCATCCCAACGGATTGATGTACCATCAAGGTAATATTGATACGCGAAGTGTTTCCGGTAGTGCGTATCAATGTGTAACAGACGGCGTTTACCGGGATTCCATACTGCAAACGGCGGTTTCGGCTCATATGATTGAGTATCATCGAAAACACAAGACCTGGGATAGGCTGCCGTCTGCTTTTATTGCACTTTCAGAATTTTCAAAACAGAAATTTATTGAAGGCGGTCTGCCCGGCGACCGTATTATTGTAAAACCAAACTTCATGGAAGATCCGGCGGGGAGTCATCCGGGGTTACTGTCCAAACCAAAGAAAAAGCATCAATTTATTTATGTAGGGAGAATGAGCCATGAAAAGGGAGTTCAGGACCTGATTGATTGCTGGATGAAATACAAGATTAAAGCAAAACTGATTTTGGCCGGTGATGGACCTCTGAAATCAAAGCTGGAAAAAAAATCCAAAGATAACAGTCAGATCATGTGGCTGGGCGAAGTTTCTAATGAAGAGATATTACAAAAGCTCGCCGAATCCAGTGCGCTGTTATTTCCAACAAAATGGTATGAAGGGTTGCCCATGATCCTGATTGAAGCGATGTCCGTTGGTTGTCCAATCCTTACATCCAAAATCGGGAATCCCCAGGATTTGGTAGATCACAACGAAAACGGACTCCACTTTGAACCGGGAAATGTAGATGAACTATATGAAAGAATTCAGTTTTTCGAACAAAATGAAAAGCTGAGGATGAAAATGGGAGAAAAGGCCCGGGAAAAATATGTGAAGTATTTCACGCCGGAAAGCAATTACAGGCAACTGATGGATGTATACGAAATTGCCGAACAGCTTGAACAACAATTGGCTGGATCACAAGAAACGGTTTTGGCGAAATGA